The following are encoded together in the Streptomyces rapamycinicus NRRL 5491 genome:
- a CDS encoding zinc-binding dehydrogenase, with protein sequence MTLDAGPVRTGADSTADGVADDLPATMRAARFDTAAGTLTVEDVPVPRPGVGEVVVKVAACGICQSDLSQLDGHIPPRLPVVTPGHEASGVVAAAGDGAGHWKAGDRVVLGAGKACGACPACRFGGGTNTCEDLQVMAFHYDGAWAEYVLTDATTLIAVPDSVPLEHAAVLADAVSTPYGAIDTAQLRSAESVGIWGLGGLGTHLVQLTRICGASPIVALDPLPAARERALALGADFALDPTDGDTRARLKEITGGKGLDVAFDCVGRTPSFTQAERALGHRGRLVLVGISPDPLAVGPELHFVRNRHTVIGHTGYRMAHLEDLVELTARGRLDISGSVSAVLPLEEVNEGIRRLREREGNPIRILLRP encoded by the coding sequence ATGACCTTGGACGCAGGACCGGTACGCACCGGCGCGGACTCAACGGCGGACGGGGTGGCGGACGACCTCCCGGCCACGATGCGCGCGGCGCGGTTCGACACGGCAGCGGGCACGTTGACGGTCGAGGATGTGCCGGTGCCCCGGCCGGGAGTGGGCGAGGTCGTGGTCAAGGTGGCCGCGTGTGGCATCTGTCAGTCGGACCTGAGCCAGCTCGACGGCCATATCCCGCCCCGGCTGCCGGTGGTCACCCCCGGACACGAGGCGTCGGGCGTGGTGGCGGCGGCCGGTGACGGGGCCGGGCACTGGAAGGCGGGCGACCGGGTGGTCCTGGGGGCGGGGAAGGCATGCGGTGCGTGCCCCGCCTGCCGGTTCGGCGGCGGCACGAACACGTGCGAGGACCTCCAGGTGATGGCCTTCCACTATGACGGGGCCTGGGCCGAGTACGTGCTGACCGATGCCACCACACTCATCGCCGTGCCCGACTCCGTACCCCTGGAACACGCCGCGGTGCTCGCCGACGCCGTCTCCACCCCGTACGGCGCCATCGACACCGCCCAGCTGCGGTCCGCCGAATCCGTGGGCATCTGGGGGCTGGGAGGTCTGGGCACCCACCTCGTGCAGCTCACCCGCATCTGCGGAGCGTCCCCGATCGTCGCCCTCGACCCGCTGCCCGCCGCCCGCGAGCGCGCCCTCGCCCTGGGAGCCGACTTCGCGCTCGACCCGACGGACGGTGACACCAGGGCCAGGCTGAAGGAGATCACGGGCGGCAAGGGCCTGGACGTCGCCTTCGACTGCGTCGGCCGTACGCCCTCCTTCACCCAGGCGGAGCGTGCCCTCGGCCACCGGGGCCGCCTGGTGCTCGTCGGCATCTCTCCCGACCCTCTTGCCGTGGGCCCGGAACTCCATTTCGTGCGCAACCGCCACACCGTGATCGGACACACCGGGTATCGCATGGCGCATCTGGAGGACCTGGTCGAGCTGACCGCCCGGGGCCGTCTGGACATCTCCGGATCGGTCAGCGCGGTCCTGCCGCTGGAGGAAGTGAACGAGGGCATCCGGCGGTTGCGTGAGCGGGAGGGCAACCCGATCCGCATCCTGCTGCGGCCCTGA
- a CDS encoding aminoglycoside adenylyltransferase domain-containing protein — protein MAHTREDPRSVPTELRPYLAELVRRTRAVCGPHLVSVLAVGSLALGDYRHGRSDIDVTVVVEPSLPGSAPHDLAGTLAHPRLPCPAAGLELVVYGADFVRRPSGAAGYLLDLNTGPLLPDRADFDAARSPAFWYVIDRSVAHQTGLTLFGRPAREVVAAPDRPDLLAAIRASVREHSDGEGHLADNRVLNGCRSVVFCRTGRWLAKRAAAREAALAEEEFRPLIEAAVRSFERPRSSALPLPAAEVRTFLARVRARVDQTARSAGT, from the coding sequence GTGGCCCACACGCGCGAGGATCCGCGGTCCGTCCCCACCGAACTGCGGCCCTATCTGGCAGAACTCGTCCGGCGCACCCGCGCGGTGTGCGGGCCCCATCTGGTGAGTGTCCTCGCGGTCGGTTCCCTCGCGCTCGGGGACTACCGGCATGGGCGCAGCGACATCGATGTGACGGTCGTGGTGGAGCCGTCGCTGCCCGGATCGGCCCCGCACGACCTGGCCGGGACCCTCGCCCACCCGCGGCTGCCCTGCCCGGCCGCGGGGCTGGAACTGGTGGTCTACGGAGCGGACTTCGTCCGCCGTCCCTCCGGTGCGGCCGGGTACCTCCTGGACCTCAACACCGGCCCGCTGCTGCCCGACCGGGCCGACTTCGACGCGGCGCGGTCCCCGGCGTTCTGGTACGTCATCGACCGCTCCGTCGCCCACCAGACCGGGCTCACGCTGTTCGGCCGCCCGGCCCGGGAGGTGGTCGCCGCACCGGACCGCCCCGATCTGCTCGCCGCGATCCGGGCCTCCGTCCGTGAGCACAGCGACGGCGAAGGTCACCTCGCGGACAACCGTGTGCTCAACGGCTGCCGCTCGGTGGTGTTCTGCCGTACGGGCCGCTGGCTGGCCAAGCGCGCGGCGGCGCGCGAAGCCGCCCTGGCCGAGGAGGAGTTCCGGCCGCTCATCGAGGCCGCGGTGCGCAGCTTCGAGCGCCCCCGCTCCTCCGCGCTCCCGCTGCCCGCCGCCGAGGTACGGACCTTCCTGGCCCGGGTACGCGCACGGGTCGATCAGACCGCCCGGTCGGCCGGGACCTGA
- a CDS encoding Clp protease N-terminal domain-containing protein produces MPLPDLDDLIAEVDRTCDAAHRPGGQEQPDWLALLSTAASLAGQLQALADDLVEDYVEHCRMHGSSWTDIGAALGVTRQAVQQRFHAPHKRYDPETMSEDLRQAMTHIKRAAVQHRNNYIGTEHLLWGLTAEDNNATRLLRAAGVPPEDVHKAVGSRLTMGASQAAERIAWTPYSRKAIAIAEERAGTAGSAHIDCDHLLLGLAQIARGVAATVLGEAGLDPATFADTSSRLPDTAG; encoded by the coding sequence ATGCCTCTTCCTGATCTGGACGACCTCATCGCGGAAGTGGACCGGACCTGCGATGCCGCACACCGCCCCGGTGGACAGGAGCAGCCCGACTGGCTCGCACTGTTGTCGACGGCGGCGAGCCTGGCGGGCCAACTGCAGGCCCTGGCCGATGACTTGGTGGAGGACTATGTCGAGCACTGCCGGATGCACGGCTCCTCCTGGACGGACATCGGCGCGGCACTCGGGGTGACCCGGCAAGCGGTGCAGCAGCGCTTTCACGCCCCACACAAGCGCTACGACCCCGAGACCATGTCCGAGGACCTCCGCCAGGCCATGACGCACATCAAGCGGGCGGCGGTACAGCATCGCAACAACTACATCGGCACCGAACACCTGCTCTGGGGACTGACCGCAGAGGACAACAACGCCACACGGCTCCTGCGTGCCGCCGGTGTACCACCCGAAGACGTGCACAAGGCCGTCGGTAGCCGGCTGACCATGGGAGCGTCGCAGGCGGCGGAACGCATCGCCTGGACCCCCTACTCCCGCAAGGCCATCGCGATCGCGGAGGAGCGGGCCGGGACGGCGGGTTCGGCGCACATCGACTGCGACCACCTGCTCCTGGGGCTCGCTCAGATCGCCCGCGGTGTGGCCGCCACGGTGCTCGGCGAGGCCGGACTGGATCCGGCGACCTTCGCCGACACCTCTTCGCGGCTCCCGGACACGGCGGGCTGA
- a CDS encoding MFS transporter, whose amino-acid sequence MSGGALGDRLGNRRIFCTGVVVFTVSSAACAFAPSAPFLVAARVVEGLGAALIVPGSLALLQQAYPAPAARSRAFGVWGSIAGIAASAGPLLGGLLVSAVGWRWVFLINLPVGVACSSPVWRCSPRWR is encoded by the coding sequence ATGAGCGGCGGAGCGCTGGGGGACAGGCTGGGAAACCGCCGGATCTTCTGCACCGGCGTGGTGGTGTTCACCGTGTCATCGGCCGCGTGCGCCTTCGCGCCGAGTGCCCCCTTCCTCGTCGCCGCCCGGGTGGTGGAGGGCCTCGGCGCGGCGTTGATCGTGCCCGGCTCGCTGGCCCTCCTCCAGCAGGCGTACCCGGCTCCGGCCGCCCGCTCGCGGGCCTTCGGGGTGTGGGGCTCCATCGCGGGGATCGCGGCGTCTGCGGGGCCGCTGCTGGGCGGGCTGCTGGTCTCCGCCGTGGGCTGGCGGTGGGTGTTCCTCATCAATCTGCCCGTCGGCGTCGCCTGCTCGTCACCGGTCTGGCGCTGTTCCCCGCGGTGGCGATGA